The following is a genomic window from Candidatus Riesia pediculischaeffi.
CGTACACTGAAAGTTCCAAAAATAAATATTAACAAGATACCTAAATCTGGCGTTCCTTTCTTTAACAGCCAAAAAGTCCATAATATAGGATATAAAAAAAGAAGAAAACCTATCGGATTATTAATTCTAGCGATTCGAAAATATATCTTAGCTTTGGTAATCAGAAAAATAATCATTCTTGACATATCAAATAAATCAATTCCTTTTTCTTTCTTCTTTATCGTAGAAGTTCTGTATAAAAGATTTTTAGATAACTAATTAATCGGTTATAACTAAAAATTTGAATGTTACTTAGGATTTCCAATTTTTATATAGATTGATTAAACCATTTGTAGAATGATCATGAAACTTAATTTGTTTATTTGAAGGACTAACAATTTCTGAAAAAATATGATTGGCTAATTTTTTTCCAGATTCTACTCCCCATTGATCAAAACTAAAGATATTTAAGATAACTCCTTGAGAAAACACCTTGTGTTCATACATTGAAACCAAAGCACCCATTGTATATGGGGTAATTTTTTTAATTAATATTGAGTTAGAAGGTCTATTTCCAAACAGAAATTTATGCGTATGAACGGAAGAAGTTAACTGTTCGTTTATTTTTTCTCTTTTAATATTGCCAAAAGCAAGTATTTCAGATTGCGCAAAAAAATTACTCATCAGATTGTCATGATGATTTTTTGCAACATTATTTAGTAAATCTCTTTCAAATCCTCTAACAGATCCTATAAAATCGCAAGGTACAACATTCGTTCCTTGATGTAATAGTTGATAAAAGGCATGCTGTCCGTCAATTCCCGAACTTCCCCAAACAATTGGACTACTCTTATAAGATATTTTTTGATGATTTCTATCAACGTTTTTTCCATTGGATTCCATACCAAGCTGCTGTAAATAAGACGGAAGAGTTCTTAAACAATAATTGTAAGGAAGAATAGCTACCGTTTCAAATTTAAAGAAATTACTATACCATATTTCTATTAAAGCCATAATTATCGGTATATTCCTTTCAAAATCATTATTATAAAAATGATGATCCATGGAGTTTGCTCCAATCAAAATTTTTTTAAAATTTGAGAAACCTATGGATAATACCACTGATAATCCGATTGCTGACCATACCGAATATCTTCCTCCAACCCAACTCCAAATTTTAAATATGTTTCTGGAATTTAATCCGAAAATCTTTGCTTCACCGACATTCATAGTAATAGCAATAAAATGATTCTCAATATTTCCTTGATTGTTTGTTTTTTTTAAAAACCACTTTTTTAAAGCATACGCATTCATGAGGGTTTCTTGGGTTCGAAAAGTTTTTGAAGAAATTAAAAACAATGTTGTTTCCGGATGAATTATTTTTAGGAGATTGTTAAAATTTTCTTGATCAATACTTGATAAGAAATGTATTCTTAAATGATTTCTATAAGATTCAAGAGCATGAACCATCATCTTTGGACCTAAATTAGATCCTCCGATTCCTACATTAACAATATCAGTTATCCTCTTTCCAGTATATCCTTTCCATAAACCGTTAATAATATTTTCACTAAAATTTTCCATGTTACTTAAAGATTCATCTATTTCCTTACGTATTCTTCGCAAAAAAATATTTTTAGCGTAGTCAATATTAGATATATTACCTCTTAAATATGTGTGAGAAACTTCTCTATTTTCCGTAACATTAATCTTTTCCCCATTAAACATACTATTTATTGCATCCTTTAAACATGTTTCTTTTGCAAGACCTATTAAATTTTTAAATACTCTTCTATTAATTCTATTCTTTGAATAATCTATTAGTATCTCATCATTAAAGTTAACAGAAAAATCTTTAAATCGATCTTTTTCATTCAGAAACATTTCTTTCATATGTATATTCTTAATGATCTCGTAATCTTGCTCCAATTTTTTCCAAGATTTTGTCTTTACAGGGTTTATATCTTTCATAAGAATGATCTCTTGATTAGCGTAAACATATTAAGTTTTAGACGAATCGTGGTCTGTTTTTAGTAAATATTTCATCGAATAAGAAATATTGTACTAAAAATCATTGTATTATTCGATGACGGATTATTTTTGATTTATATTCAATAACCATATCTTAAATTATAAAAGTAATCTTTTAATTAGTTCAACTCTAAAAATATAAGAATCAATAAAAATCTTTAAATATGTTTTAAACAATGATTCTTTGTATATCTGAAAATCCAATTGTTATAAATAAATCGTATAATTTTTTAATTTTATAGTCGAAACCGGTACAAAGGACTAAATTCTTACTTTTCCCATAAAAAATTTTGTTTTTTTGCTGTTTGTAAACAAAATTCAATAACTCGTTATAAATGCTTCTTTTAGAATCGATTAGATGTATACAGCTTGGAAAAGCCTCCTTGATTTCTGAAGAAATAAAAGAAAAATGAGTACATCCTAATATTATCGTATCCGGATTCTTATGATCAGAAAGATCAATCAGAATAGACTGAATTCTATTTTTTGAAACTGTTATTCCTCGAATTTTTTTTTCCGCAAGTTCCACAATTTCAGAAGAATAAATTGAATAAATTTCGTATTTTTTTGAATAGCGTTCTATTACATTACTCATATGTTCAACTGTTTTACGAGTGGCTAATAAGCATACGATGTTGTTTTTAGTAGAATGAACAGCTATATCCACTTCTGGAAAAGATCCTAAAATCATTTGATTTGGAAAAACTTTCTTTAATATACCTATGCTAGTGACACTAACAGTATTACATGCAAGAACAATTATTTCAAAAGATCTATTTTTTTGAATTTTATTAATTATTTTTATTACTCTGTTAATGATAAAAAGATCTTCCTTATCTCCGTACGGAAAAAATTTACTGTCAAATACATAAACATAATTTAAGCTTGGTAAATTATAAAACAAGTATTTGTAGATAGATAAACCACCTAATCCAGAGTCAAAAATTAACACATTAATTGGACGGTTGATATATTGCATTATATGAATTAATTAACGTTTAAAACTCTAACAATTATAACATTAAGTAGGATAATTAATTATAATGAACTGAATTCAATTCATTTTAGAACATCGATTTGATTTCAAAACATAAATTATATATAATATTTGATCTACAAGAGACGACCTAGGTTATTTAATAATTTCAAAACAATAGAAAATATGAGTAGAATATGTAAGGTAACCAAAAAAAAACCAATGAGAGGAAATCATCGTTCTCACGCAATGAATGCTACCAAACGTCGTTTCCTACCTAATTTGCATCACCATAGGTTTTGGATAGAGAAAGAAAAAAGATTCATCAGGTTACGTGTTTCGACAAAAGGAATTCGAATAATAGAGAAAAAAGGAATTGAACACATCTTAAAAAAGAATAAATAAAACATGGCAAAAAATTCAAGAAAAAAAATAAAGTTAATTTCCTCTTCGGGCACAGGCCATTTCTATACAACATCAAAGAATCAAAAGAACAATAATAAGAAATTATCAATAAAAAAATTTGATCCTATAATAAAAAAACATGTGTTATACGATGAAAAAAAGATTAAATAAACATTCTTAACAATTAGATAATTTAATTTTTTATTCTGAATAGATCTTTTAAAATTATTTTTATTTAAAAATTAACACTATTTTATAAAGTGTTATCAAGAAAATCTATATCCTCTATAAGAGAGCTATTTAACGAGATTATTCTCTAAATTATTCATAAAGTAATGAATAACTCCCTATCATCGACTAAAAATGTTCAATTCATACTGAACGAATCTTTTTATAAATTATTTTTATCAACTTTCCTCTGATAGAACTCGGTATAAATTTAGAAATATCTCCTCCATGATACGCTATCTCTTTGACTGAAGAAGACGAAATGAAAGAAAATTCATAGGAAGAGAATAAGAATACTGTTTCTATTTCTTTTGCAATTTTTTTATTCAGGTTAGCTAATTTCTCTTCGTATTCAAAATCAATAGCAGTTCTGACAGATCTTAATAGGATTTTTATTTTGTTGAATCTTGCAAAATCTGTTATCAGTCCATTGATACTCTTAACTTCAATATTTTTTATAGATTTGGTACTTCTTTTAACGAAAAATATTCTTTCTTCCAAGGAAAGAAGTGTTTTTTTTTATGTTATTTGGGATAGCAACGATAATTTTATCAAAAATATAAGAAGCGCGTACAATGATATCTAAATGACCTTTAGTAATTGGATCAAACGTTCCAGAATAAATTGCTATTTTATTTCTCATCTTTTAACCTTACTTACATGATATATTTTACATTAAATTGATTTTAAAAATATCCTATCTAATTCATTAAAAAAATCAACTTTTAAAAATATATTTAAAAAATTTATAATGCTATCCATGTTTTAAGAATTGGTTATTATTGAAAACTATTAAATAATTAATTCCTTTATAAATTTTATTTTTTTCATAAGATTTATGAAACATCATATCTTAAGGTTCAACATGAACAATTTAAAACTTTTTATAAAAAATCATTTTACTTTTCGATTCTACTGAACATTCTTAAAACAGAAAATTTTTACATATCTACAACCAAGTTAATTAAATTACAAATTCATCATTTCTATAAAAATTAAATTAAAATATTACTTTTATAAAAAGTACACATTGATTATAAATGACATATTAGCAACAAATTTTTCTGTCAATTAAACGATTTTACATTAGCAATTTCATCACGAAATGATAGGATAACTAATCTGCATAAATAAAAAATCAACAATTTAAAAATCATTTATTCTAAAAATACTTTATAATAATATAATCTACAGCTTATCTTACAAATTCTAAAAATTTAAAGTCACTAAAAATAAAGTAATTTCTGACAAAACATACAGTAAAACCTTATGACTAAATCTTCTATACATTCCTATAACTTTTTATTAAAATCCACTTTGAAACAAAATCGTTCAAAACTTTTTTAAAAAATTCATCTCGTCCGTAAAGATAAATGGTTATCTGTTTAAAAATAATAGAATGCTTACTTAAAATAAAACTTCTTAAAAATCTTATTTTATGAAGAACATAATCGTATTCCTCAGCAAGTATAAGTTAATTAGTTTAACATGGATCGCTCTGTTTCTCTCCTTCGTTTTTATTAGTCTATATCAATTTTTTTTGAGAATAAAAAATGTTGGAAATTATCAACTAATCCAATGGATCAATCAAAATAAAACGATTATCATCGATTTTAGAGACTATGATGATTTCTATAAAGAACACATAATTCATTCTATTCACTTCTCTAAGATAATTCCGCAAGAAGAAAATCAAGAAAAAATTAAAAATCTAAGAAATAAAACGATTACCATAATTACAAAAAATGGAACAGAAACTTTAAAACCAGCTAAAATAATGAGAAAATTGGTTCGTGAGGATATTTATGTGTTGATTCATGGGATTAACGGATGGAAAAAGGATTTATTACCGTTAATCAAAAAACAACTCTAAAATTTTATGAAAGTAATAAGATTTTTATTTTTTACAAAAATTTACTGTATACGTTAGGATATCTACAAAGCTTAATTAGAATAAAAAACACGCATGTTAAGATAAATTAACTTGTATCCAAAATATTCAATTATTTAACTAATCTCTCTACATATCAGAATATAAATTTCTACTTCAATAAATATATTAGAGTTCTTTAGAATCTTAAATATTTTTAAAATTACTAATAATATATTTGAAATGTTTAAAAATTTTCAAGAAATTATTTTCAACGTAAAACCTATTGATCTGATACGGCTATACAACTAAAATGTTTTATGTTGATTTGTAAAATATAAAATTTTCTTAAAAATCAAAAATACGTAAGTAATTTATAAGATTTTGGATCATACACAGAATTAAAATATTGTTACGATCATCAATGAAAGGATCTGATTGAATAGAATTTTTATGTTCTATCTTCGATCATTTCGATAAAATCATTAATATATAACATCAAACATTGTTTCTGATGAAATATTTTGATTCTTAAAATAACACGAAAAATGATAGAATAAGAATCTCAAAACGAAAAACCCAAATCTTGAGAAATCAATAATTTAAATTTCAACAATTCGAACACTATTAAAAAATAAGATATTAAACGTTTTTCAAATAATAAACAAATTTCTGACCGATCGTACTCAGAAAGTTAATACAAATGTTAAAGATAGATAGGTAGGATCTTATCGTATTTATTCATATAAATAGTTCGAATGATCTAAACGTAAAAACATAATCTGATTTTACATTATTTGTAAAATTTTTTGTTACTCTCAAGAATCTTATGCTTTAATTTAATATGAAATGGATAGAATAAAAACATAAAATCAATTTTTAGTTCATTATATAATAATGATGGATTTCTTTAAAAAGAAACAAGGATAATCTAGTATAACCAATATTCTTCATCGAAGATATTCTTACAAACAGTAAAAGCTTTAAAAATTTTCTTATATTTATATAAAATATTTTAACTTTTAAAAGGAAAATATTTTAAAAATAAAACAAAATTTCGTTAAAAATATTTCATCATAAAAAACACTATTAATATTCACAAGAATCTTGTATGAACGGACAATGTGATATTCTTTAAATCATGTATAAACTAATGATAAAAACTTCTTCATTTTTAGAAATATCGTTATAAATCTTACGTCAAAAATTATTTTGATCATCTGGGAGTACAATAAAAATGATATAAAAAATCTTCGATCAATTCGCATAAAAATACTGACGAACATTTAAGCAGTTACGATCATTTCTTTCAAAGAAATCTTATCTCATACAAAAGATTAATCTCCAATGCTCATCAATAAACGTAACGTATAGGATGAAACAAGATTTTCTCTAAAAGAACTGATGTTGAAATATTCCAAATCTTTAGAAATGTCTTTATACAAATTACATTGTCTTTTATTTTCAATATCTACTTTATAAAAAAAGATAATGAGCATCATTTAAAACTGAACTAATAAAAGTTAATTAAAAACAAAAAATTAAAATAATTAAAAAAAAGAATTCGAAATTTTAACTTTGCTTTTTTTTGTAGAAAAGAGAAAAAAAGAAAAATAAAAAATTTGAGAAGGTTGTTCATGTCTAAAAAAACTAAAAAATATATATTTGTATTAAATTGCGGAAGTTCTTCTTTAAAATTTGCAATTATTGACATTTTGAAAAAAGAGAAGATCTTTTCTGGAACAGTAGAATTCTTACATTCCAAAAAATCTCAAATAACCTTCAAAGATTGTACGAACGAAGAAAATAAAGTTATATTTCTTGAAAATTTGACGTATAAGAAATCAATTGAAGTTATATTTCAGAAATCACTAGAAAAAATAAAATGTCTCCAATCCATCCTAGGAATAGGACATAGAATAGTTCATGGAGGTGAAAAACTTCATCAATCTACGATAATTGACAAAAAAATCATAGAACAAATACGATCTTCAATTCCATTTGCTCCTCTCCACAACCCTTTTGGAATAATTGGTTTCCAAGAAATATCATCTATCTTTCCGCACTTGAAACATAAACAAGTAGCAGTCTTTGATACTGCATTTCATCATACGATTCCATCAGAATCCTATCTGTACGCTATTCCCTACGAATTATATAAAAAATATGGGATTAGAAGATATGGCGCACATGGAATTAGTTATCAATATGTATCTAAGAAATTTTCTAAAATCGTTAAAAAAGATCTAAAATATTTGAACATAATTGTCTGTCATCTTGGAAATGGTGGATCAATCGCCGCAATAGCAAATGGAAAATCGGTAGATACTTCTATGGGTCTGACTCCTTTAGAGGGTTTAATGATGGGAACAAGAAGTGGAGACATAGATCCTTCTATCATATTTTACCTATATGAAAATCTAAAAATGAACATAGGTCAAATAAGAGAAATTCTAACAAAAAAATCTGGAATATTAGGAATTACTCAAATTAATAATGATATGCGATATGTGGAAGATAATTATCACAAAGATACCAATGCAAATCGTGCTATGAAAATGTATTGTCATAGATTATCGAAATACATCGCATCATATTTTACTATGATGAATGATCATTTAGATGCAATCATATTTACAGGAGGAATTGGAGAAAATTCGGTCATGGTCAGAAAAATGACAATGGAAAAATTAAAATTATTCAACGTTCAATGTGATGAAGAAAAAAATGCAAACACTAAATTTGGAAAATGCGAAATGATTAGTAGTAAAAATAGTATTCCAGTATGGGTGATTCCAACAAATGAGGAAATTATCATCGCAGAAGAAACTTTTCGTCTGTTAGAAATAGAACAAACGTGACCATTATAATTTTTAGAAAGTATATCTTTTCAACGAAAGGAGTAAAATATTGAATACAATTATCTTAATTCCAGTTAACCCCTTAAGAGATCTGATTCATATCATGATGGGATTAGTTCATTCTTTGGAAAGAATAAAAAAGAGAGTATATTTCTTCGAACCAATTTTTGATGAAAAAAGAAGAAACGTTAATATCGAAAAATTTTTAAAATTTACTTCAAATAAATGTGCATATCAAAAAATTCAAAAAAAAATTATAGGTTCAGAAATTTTTGAAAAAGAAAAGATATTAGATGAAATAGTTGATATATATGAACTATTTACAAAAGATAAAGATCCCAATAAGATTTGTTTGATACTAGGAAATTATTTAAAAGATGAATATTATTTAAGTAAATTTATAAATTATGAAATATTGCAATTTACTTCAGCAAAGATCATCTTCTTAACATTTAACGATAACGGTTGTTATAAATTCGTATTAAAATATATCGAACATCTAAAAATTTCAAAAAAAGATATCTTCGGAATTATCAATTATTCTTCAAACTATCCTAAAAAACTTTCCAACAAAAAATTTTTAGACATCCTTTACAAGGAAAGGATTCAAGAGGAGAAACATCAAGAATTTAAGAAAAATTTTAAATATTTTTCTAAACATAGAATAATAGAGATTAAAAGGAACGTAGAGATGATTTCTATTAGGAGCATTGACATTTCAAATTATCTTAAGAGCAACGTACTAAACCGTGGTGAAATAAATACAAGAAGAATAAGTTCTATCATGGTTGGAAAAAGAAAAATATTCAACGATGAATTTGATCAAATCCCGAATGAAACATTAATATTTTCAAGTTCAAACGATCTTACGACAATAACATCGGTTTATCTTCTAATTTTAGAAGGAAACTTAAAGGTTAGTACATTGTTGATTACAGATGGACTCGATATTGATAGGAACTTGTATAATCATCTACATCGCCTATTTTACAATACTTATCTACCTGTACTAATTGTCGAAGAAAATTTACTTGAAATTACGATCAAGTTACGTGAATTCGATTTTATGAGATATCATCAAGATATTCATCAACTTAAAAAAATTAGAAATTATGTATCAACTCATTTCAAAAAAGGTTGGATCGAATCTCTTATTAAAAAAGAAAAGAGACATGATTCCATCTCGCTAAAACTTCGGGAAAATATCTCTTCAACAATATTCCGTCACAAATTAATTAATTTAGCTAAAAAAAATAAGAGAACGATCGTCCTACCGGAAGGAGAATCTTATAAAATCATTCAAGCGGCTTCTATATGTGAAAAACGTGGCATAGCGAACTGTATTTTGATCGGAGACCCAAAAAAAATACAAAAGATCGCTATTTCATACGATATCAATTTAAAAGATATCAAAATAATCGATCCAAAACTCATTTACCATAAATACATAGATACGTTAGTTGCATCGAGAAAAAAGAAAGGAATGAATCATTCTATTGCTTCTCAACAATTAAGTAAAAACAACATATTATTAGCAACCATGATGTTACATGAAAATGAAGTAGATGGATTAGTTTCCGGAATAGTTAACACTACAGCAGATACTATCCGTCCAGCTCTACAGATAATTAAGACAAAACCGGAAAGTTCGATCATCTCTTCCATATTCTTTATGTTATTCCCGGAAAGAACCATAATATTTGGAGACTGTGCTATCAACGTAAATCCGAATTCGGAAGAACTATCTGAAATTGCTATCCAATCAGCAGATTCCGCTATAAAATTCGGAATAATACCTAAGATAGCTATGGTATCATATTCCACAGGATATTCTGCAGAAGGAAAGAGTGTTGAAAAAGTTAGATCAGCAGTCGAAATCGTCAGAAAAAAAAGGCCAGAACTTATAGTGGATGGACCAATTCAATATGATGCAGCTATCTCCGAACAAGTTGCTAATCAGAAATCTCCCGACTCCAACCTATCCGGAAAGGCCACAATATTTATTTTTCCAAATTTAGATACGGGTAATGTAGTATACAAAGCCGTTCAAAGAGCAGCGAATCTAACTTCTGTAGGACCTGTATTACAAGGTATAAGGAAACCGGTCAACGATCTATCCAGGGGATCTTCGATTAAAGATATTGTTTATACGATCGCAGCAACGTCTATTCAGTCAAGCAGATAAATTAATTTTTCGAATATCTTGAAGAGTGTTCTAAAAATATCCCAAACTGATCTAAAATTCGAAAAACGACCTGATCTACGATATCTGATATACAGTTCGGTTTTCTATAGAAAGACGGTATTAACGGAAATATAGTAGAACCCATCCTACAGAGTTCTTCCATCAAATTGATGTGTCCTAAATGAAACGGAGTTTCCCGAATACATAACACTAATCTTCTCCTCTCCTTCAATACAACGTCAGCAGCACGAACCATCAAAGAATCATTATAACTATTTTTGATTCCTGATAACGTTTTTATCGAACAAGGAACAATAATCATTCCTGATGTAATGAAAGAACCTGAAGATACAGAAGAAGATTGATCCACATTATTGTGAACAAAGTTCGCTTTCTTATGAATTTGATCGATCGAATAATCTGTCTCTATCTTAATAACCTGTTCTGCAGACTGACTCATTATCAAATGTATTTCAAATACACCTAGCGATTGCATCACATCTAATAGACGTATCCCATAGATTACGCCACTTGCTCCCGTCAATCCGATTATAATTCTTTTTTTACTCATATTAAAAGTATCAAAAAAAGATAATAAAGCATAAGAAATATATTAAAAGTACGAAAATTTCTTAAAATCTTCACAACCTTATTCTCTACCGAAAATCTTTAGATATTCAGAAACAATATAAAAAGATCCGAAAATCAACAATATATTTCTTCCGACATCCTTTATGACTGATTCATAAGCATTTAAAAAATTCTCATACTCGATAGAATCGATCATATATTTAGATAACTCCTTAGACGAAAGACCCCTCTCATCTTGAATATTGGAAACGAAATTCCATTGATATATCTTATCCTTCAGTTCTGATAGAATCTTTTCTATATCCTTATCCGATAGAATGGAAACTATAGCATATATTCTTTTCCCACAATACTGAATATGATCTAACTTCTTCGACAAACACCTTGCAGCATGTGCGTTATGAGCAACGTCCAGAATAATCAAAGGACCTTCTTTTTCAGAACCAATAACTTGGAATCTTCCAGGTAATCTAGAAAGTGAAATTCCATTTCTTATATGTTCATCTTTTATTTTTCTTCGAATTTTAACGCAGTTCTTTTTCGATACGTATATAGCTGCTAATCCAGAAGCAACATTTATCATAGGAATACTCGTAGAAATAGGTAAATTACGAACGATATATTTTTCAGATTTCCATTTCCAGCCTGTTTCATCCGAATCAAAGATCCAATTTTTACGATATATGAATAAATGAGTTGTTAATCTTCGCGCCTCTATTCTAATCGAACTCGGAACATTATCTTCTCCAATAACTGCAGTTTGACCTGATCGAAAAATTCCACATTTTTGATATCCGACTTGTTCCCTATCGTTTCCGAGTAGGATATTATGATCTATGGAGATATTAACAATTACTGAAATATCTGCATCAATTATATTTGTTGCATCCAACCTTCCGCCACATCCTACTTCCAATACGACAATATCTAAATGACTACTTTTGAATATTTTCAACGCCGCCAACGTAGAATACTCAAATTCCGTCAAAGTAATGTTCTCTCCTCTATTTTTTTCTACATCATAAAATGCTTTACAAAGTTCTTCACTAGAAATATCTTTACCGAAAATTCTGATCCTCTCTGTATAAGAGATCAGATGTGGGGAACTATAAACCCCAACTTTCAAACCAGAACAGATTAAGATGTTTTCTATAACATTACAGGTCGTACCTTTCCCGTTAGTCCCAGAAACGATGATAACAAAGGGAGCTGGACGAAGTAACTTCATATCATCTGCTACTTTTCTGATTCTATCCAAACTCATATCAATCTTATTTATATGTTGACAACGAATGTAAGATATCCAATGATCCAGGGAAAAATTTTTGATATCCATTATTATCTCATATTTAAATAAATAAAATTATGTTATCTCGACAATCTAAATAAACAATTAACGACCAGTTAACATGGACAATATGTTGTAAACTCTTTCTCTTATCTCTGATCTGTTTACGATCATATCAATTGCTCCATTTTTCAAATGAAATTCGCTTCTTTGAAAATTTTGTGGTAACTCTTTTCCAAGGGTATGTTTAATAACTCTCGGTCCAGTGAACCCAATGAGAGCTTTTGGTTCAGCGATGTTAATGTCCCCTAACATTGCGATACTTGCAGATACTCCTCCCATCGTTGGATTAGTTAATATAGAGATGTATGGCAATCTTTTCTTTTTCAT
Proteins encoded in this region:
- the folC gene encoding bifunctional tetrahydrofolate synthase/dihydrofolate synthase, with the protein product MDIKNFSLDHWISYIRCQHINKIDMSLDRIRKVADDMKLLRPAPFVIIVSGTNGKGTTCNVIENILICSGLKVGVYSSPHLISYTERIRIFGKDISSEELCKAFYDVEKNRGENITLTEFEYSTLAALKIFKSSHLDIVVLEVGCGGRLDATNIIDADISVIVNISIDHNILLGNDREQVGYQKCGIFRSGQTAVIGEDNVPSSIRIEARRLTTHLFIYRKNWIFDSDETGWKWKSEKYIVRNLPISTSIPMINVASGLAAIYVSKKNCVKIRRKIKDEHIRNGISLSRLPGRFQVIGSEKEGPLIILDVAHNAHAARCLSKKLDHIQYCGKRIYAIVSILSDKDIEKILSELKDKIYQWNFVSNIQDERGLSSKELSKYMIDSIEYENFLNAYESVIKDVGRNILLIFGSFYIVSEYLKIFGRE